A single genomic interval of Spirosoma linguale DSM 74 harbors:
- a CDS encoding protein of unknown function DUF433 (PFAM: protein of unknown function DUF433~KEGG: lch:Lcho_4191 hypothetical protein), translated as MQYQKKYSNIITIEPGKRGGKPCIRGMRITVGDILGWLGAGTSIEEIIDDFPELTREDIQAALLFAADRDNGTLLMAA; from the coding sequence ATGCAGTATCAGAAGAAGTACAGCAACATTATCACGATAGAACCCGGAAAGCGGGGCGGAAAGCCTTGCATACGGGGAATGCGAATTACGGTTGGTGATATCTTGGGCTGGCTGGGTGCGGGAACAAGCATCGAGGAAATCATTGACGATTTTCCGGAGTTAACCCGTGAAGATATCCAGGCGGCTTTGCTGTTCGCTGCTGACCGCGATAATGGCACTCTGTTGATGGCTGCCTGA